A single window of Triplophysa dalaica isolate WHDGS20190420 chromosome 14, ASM1584641v1, whole genome shotgun sequence DNA harbors:
- the ptx3a gene encoding pentraxin-related protein PTX3, translating into MARHMWTLLQTACLLGLLSADLPGLSDEEITPDMRYPHNYFGEYGEEQTEEETPMQTTEETPMPSPEPCKASAFTEWDKLFTMLENSQMKENMLLQYADDIIKVELQSLRGEMLQFVAQYGDSCASAIDKAARRSGAQMETRLENALMQLREVSANQYEQQESVLQQLLASSVTQDAHLERLENCCLKSSQAKSLQARHLTQEKTDGESRVRLENTLASISSELQAIREQMTRYMRSNLSNRLPSGCETGLLFPMRSSTSNVEVTPKRPLPTKAVTICLWAKPTQVLTKTVLFSYSTTGNPYELELVLNGQSVQFTVDGETHLVEAPGVVQEGQWVHLCAVWSSWQGLASVWVNGQQAASSPGVAEGHELRSKGSILLGQEYGRYFRHLHIPETFDAEQAFTGKMTGVNMWDRVLDSQEISQQAQLDGSGCGNRGNVVAWGVSDIESKGGVKLIY; encoded by the exons ATGGCCAGACACATGTGGACGTTACTCCAGACTGCGTGTCTGCTGGGTTTGTTATCCGCTGATTTACCTGGCCTTTCCGATGAAGAAATAACTCCCGATATGCGCTACCCACACAATTATTTTGGAGAATATGGGGAGGAACAGACCGAAG AGGAGACCCCCATGCAGACCACAGAGGAGACCCCCATGCCGTCCCCAGAACCCTGCAAGGCTTCAGCCTTCACCGAATGGGATAAGCTCTTCACCATGCTGGAAAATTCCCAAATGAAGGAGAACATGCTCCTGCAGTATGccgatgacatcatcaaggtGGAACTGCAGTCTCTGCGAGGGGAGATGCTGCAGTTCGTGGCGCAGTATGGGGACTCATGCGCGTCTGCAATTGACAAGGCGGCTCGGAGATCTGGGGCTCAGATGGAAACACGACTGGAGAATGCGCTGATGCAACTGCGAGAGGTCTCAGCCAATCAGTACGAGCAGCAAGAATCGGTCCTGCAGCAGCTACTTGCATCTAGTGTGACCCAGGATGCGCACCTAGAACGGCTAGAGAACTGCTGCCTGAAATCTTCCCAAGCCAAGAGTCTTCAGGCCCGGCATCTGACGCAAGAGAAGACTGATGGGGAGAGCAGAGTGAGGTTAGAGAACACTCTGGCTTCCATCTCAAGTGAACTACAAGCCATTCGGGAACAGATGACACGTTACATGAGGTCAAACCTGTCAAACAGGCTTCCATCAG GCTGTGAAACTGGACTCCTCTTCCCCATGCGGTCTTCTACATCCAACGTCGAAGTAACACCCAAAAGACCGTTGCCGACCAAAGCAGTGACCATTTGCTTGTGGGCGAAACCGACCCAGGTTCTCACAAAGACCGTCCTCTTCTCTTACAGCACGACAGGCAACCCTTACGAACTGGAGCTGGTGCTCAACGGCCAAAGTGTCCAGTTCACGGTGGATGGAGAAACCCATTTGGTGGAGGCGCCAGGGGTGGTGCAAGAGGGTCAGTGGGTGCACCTCTGTGCGGTCTGGAGCTCATGGCAGGGCCTGGCTTCTGTGTGGGTGAACGGTCAACAAGCAGCGAGCTCTCCAGGAGTGGCTGAGGGTCATGAGCTACGCAGCAAAGGGAGCATACTTCTGGGACAAGAGTACGGACGTTACTTCAGGCATCTCCACATCCCGGAAACCTTTGATGCGGAGCAGGCCTTCACTGGGAAAATGACCGGAGTCAACATGTGGGATCGTGTTTTGGATTCACAGGAGATATCCCAGCAGGCACAGCTGGACGGAAGTGGTTGTGGTAACCGTGGTAATGTGGTGGCTTGGGGAGTGTCTGACATTGAGTCAAAAGGGGGCGTCAAGTTAATCTACTAA